The Celeribacter marinus genome window below encodes:
- a CDS encoding carbohydrate ABC transporter permease → MKTNATDPSGASDVTPEMIRTAQIAHDLRVAQQKRNRRARIYKHLFLIAMSVVMLYPLFWLVAASLKPENEIFNTLSLWPSEFNWDNYTKGWEALPKSFTIFYTNSTIVTVFSVIGNLLSCSFAAYAFARLQFTGKNLMFALMMMTLMIPYHVVLIPQYVLFLNLGWVDTYLPLIVPRFLASDAFFIFLMVQFFRQLPRELDEAAMIDGCSPYKIYWVIILPLSLPAMGTAAIFSLIWVWEDFLAPLIYLNDIKSYTVPLALRLFLDQEGQSAFGQMFAMSVLSLVPVIVFFVAFQKLIVRGIATSGMK, encoded by the coding sequence ATGAAAACGAACGCGACTGATCCGTCCGGCGCATCCGATGTGACGCCAGAGATGATCCGTACGGCGCAGATCGCCCATGATCTTCGCGTCGCGCAACAAAAACGCAACCGTCGTGCGCGCATCTACAAGCACCTCTTTCTCATCGCGATGTCAGTGGTGATGCTTTACCCGTTGTTCTGGCTGGTGGCCGCATCGCTCAAGCCCGAGAACGAGATTTTCAACACGTTGTCGTTGTGGCCATCCGAGTTCAATTGGGACAACTACACCAAAGGGTGGGAGGCGTTGCCCAAGTCGTTCACGATCTTCTACACCAACTCGACCATCGTCACGGTCTTTTCCGTGATCGGGAACCTGTTGTCGTGTTCCTTCGCGGCCTACGCGTTTGCACGGCTGCAATTTACCGGCAAAAACTTGATGTTTGCGTTGATGATGATGACGTTGATGATCCCGTATCATGTCGTTTTGATCCCGCAGTATGTGTTGTTTTTGAACCTCGGGTGGGTGGATACCTACCTGCCGTTGATCGTGCCGCGTTTTCTGGCTTCTGATGCATTTTTCATCTTTTTGATGGTGCAATTCTTTCGCCAGTTGCCACGTGAACTGGATGAGGCGGCGATGATCGACGGCTGCTCGCCCTACAAAATCTACTGGGTTATTATCCTGCCTTTGTCGCTCCCTGCGATGGGGACGGCCGCGATTTTCTCGCTGATTTGGGTGTGGGAGGATTTCCTCGCTCCGCTGATCTATCTCAATGATATCAAATCCTACACGGTGCCGCTCGCGTTGCGCCTGTTCCTCGACCAAGAGGGCCAATCGGCCTTTGGACAGATGTTTGCAATGTCGGTGCTCTCGCTTGTGCCCGTCATCGTGTTCTTCGTCGCTTTCCAAAAACTCATCGTGCGCGGTATCGCGACCTCCGGAATGAAATAA
- a CDS encoding carbohydrate ABC transporter permease has product MKKFFARNAPGYVFLTPWFIGFFFLALGPILASLYLSFTRYDMVADPRWVGLDNYAYMFEKDRRFWKALEVTFTYVALAVPARLIMALGVAMLLDKGLRTIGLYRAIFYLPSLLGSSIAIAILWRQLFSADGVVNQVLANFGIQGAAWISNPDTSLYTLVVLAMWQFGSPMLIFLAGLRGIPRDLYEAAEIDGTSKRRQFFRITLPLLAPVIFFNLVLQTIEAFKTFSSAFIISNGTGAPADSLLFYTVYLFNEAFKFFRMGYASALAWVLLLIIGFFTAVSFFTSKYWVHYENERD; this is encoded by the coding sequence ATGAAAAAATTCTTCGCACGCAATGCGCCCGGATATGTCTTTTTGACCCCATGGTTCATCGGCTTCTTTTTCTTGGCACTTGGCCCGATTTTAGCCTCTCTCTACTTGTCTTTTACCCGCTACGATATGGTTGCAGACCCGCGTTGGGTCGGCCTTGATAACTACGCTTACATGTTCGAGAAAGACCGGCGGTTCTGGAAGGCTTTAGAGGTCACATTTACCTATGTCGCACTTGCCGTGCCCGCCCGTCTGATAATGGCGCTTGGTGTCGCCATGCTGCTCGACAAGGGATTGCGCACCATTGGGCTATACCGAGCGATTTTCTATCTTCCCTCACTGCTTGGCTCGTCCATTGCGATCGCCATCTTGTGGCGGCAATTGTTTTCCGCAGACGGGGTGGTCAACCAAGTTCTCGCCAATTTCGGCATTCAGGGGGCGGCGTGGATTTCCAACCCCGACACCTCGCTCTACACGCTTGTGGTGCTGGCCATGTGGCAATTCGGGTCGCCGATGCTGATCTTTTTGGCCGGTCTGCGCGGCATTCCGCGCGATCTCTATGAGGCGGCCGAGATCGACGGTACGTCAAAGCGGCGTCAGTTTTTTCGTATCACCTTGCCGCTTTTGGCACCTGTGATTTTCTTCAACCTCGTGCTGCAAACGATCGAAGCGTTCAAAACGTTCTCGTCTGCGTTCATCATCTCGAACGGCACGGGCGCGCCCGCTGACAGCCTATTGTTCTACACGGTCTATTTGTTCAACGAAGCATTCAAATTCTTCCGCATGGGCTACGCCTCCGCGCTGGCGTGGGTGCTGCTTCTCATCATCGGTTTCTTTACGGCCGTGTCTTTCTTTACCTCCAAATACTGGGTGCATTATGAAAACGAACGCGACTGA
- a CDS encoding glycoside hydrolase family 88/105 protein, which produces MHPLLRQRNHVVSRADVCGLIDRLADNLINICDETGEFILKLEDGREIDTKGWAGWEWTHGIGLYGLLKYYEQTRNATAKAIIDGWFSDRLAEGTPTKNINTMAPFLTLACLYEQQGNMEWRPYLEEWAQWVMHTMLRVQEGGLQHITYNSVNPGQMWDDTLMMSVLPLAKIGQVLGRPEYIEEAKFQFLTHIQYLMDTKTGLWFHGWTFEGHHNFADALWARGNSWVTIAIPEFVDMIGLKEGDPIRAHLLSTLRRQAEALKQMQDPETGLWHTLLDDPTSYVEASATAGFAYGLLKAVRLRYLDESFAPVAEKAIAGVIDNINDAGELLNVSFGTAMGHDFEFYKEIPRTSMPYGQAMAMLCLSEYLRTYI; this is translated from the coding sequence ATGCACCCGCTCCTCCGTCAAAGAAATCATGTTGTGAGCCGTGCTGATGTGTGTGGGTTGATCGACCGTTTGGCCGACAATCTGATCAACATTTGCGACGAGACAGGTGAGTTTATTCTCAAGCTAGAGGATGGTCGCGAGATCGACACCAAAGGGTGGGCGGGGTGGGAGTGGACCCACGGCATCGGGCTCTACGGGCTGTTGAAATACTATGAGCAAACCCGCAACGCGACCGCCAAAGCGATCATTGACGGGTGGTTTTCGGACCGTCTGGCCGAGGGAACTCCGACGAAAAATATCAACACAATGGCGCCGTTTTTGACCCTTGCGTGCCTGTATGAGCAGCAAGGCAATATGGAATGGCGACCCTATCTCGAAGAGTGGGCGCAGTGGGTGATGCACACCATGCTACGCGTTCAGGAGGGCGGGCTACAACACATCACCTACAATAGCGTCAATCCAGGCCAGATGTGGGATGATACGTTGATGATGAGCGTTCTGCCTTTGGCCAAAATAGGCCAAGTACTCGGGCGGCCAGAGTATATCGAAGAGGCGAAATTCCAGTTCCTCACGCATATTCAATACCTCATGGACACCAAAACGGGGCTTTGGTTTCACGGCTGGACATTTGAAGGTCATCACAACTTTGCCGATGCACTTTGGGCGCGAGGCAACAGTTGGGTGACGATCGCGATCCCTGAATTCGTCGACATGATCGGCCTCAAAGAGGGGGATCCGATCCGCGCACATTTGCTCTCGACCTTGCGCCGTCAGGCGGAGGCGCTCAAGCAAATGCAAGATCCCGAGACGGGGTTGTGGCACACGCTTTTGGACGATCCTACCAGTTACGTCGAAGCATCGGCCACGGCGGGGTTTGCCTATGGTTTGCTCAAGGCGGTGCGTCTGCGTTACCTCGACGAAAGCTTTGCGCCAGTGGCGGAGAAAGCCATCGCGGGCGTGATCGATAACATCAATGATGCAGGCGAATTGCTCAACGTGTCCTTTGGCACGGCGATGGGCCACGATTTTGAATTCTACAAAGAGATACCGCGCACCTCGATGCCATATGGGCAAGCGATGGCCATGCTGTGTCTGTCCGAATACCTCAGAACCTACATCTGA
- a CDS encoding ABC transporter substrate-binding protein: MTKMTRRQALGTIGAAAAAATLPAMPALAADRSIRHFWWGNPERDRRTFDVIDVFQKAHSGIEVSGETIGWGDYWTKMATQTAGKNMADLVQMDYRFLFEYVRRGALLPLDEHIGNGLDLSNFDKGPLSGGMVDGKLYALNIGSNSQVVPYNARLFDEAGIDADVINWTHEEFAAVCEQITSKTGVKGSDDNSLMIESMEAWARQNGRDFYDADGNVSATAEDVAGYWQYWADLRDAGVVTDKNMTVILDKPMSESGIVTGASAMSLYWSNQLVAVQSLMSDPIGAAMVAHKTGGGYGQFIKPSMFMSLTRDAKDVEAAIMYMNDWINAPDATSIIGLERGIPANPDVRAALAPSFTPAEKLSVDYFNAIQDKVGPLPLPAPKGAGEVRDNFMRTGTEVVLGNMDVKEAAALFIDDAQSIVDRAR, encoded by the coding sequence ATGACAAAGATGACACGGCGCCAAGCGCTAGGAACGATTGGTGCGGCGGCTGCCGCGGCGACGTTACCCGCAATGCCCGCCCTCGCGGCGGATCGCTCTATCCGCCATTTCTGGTGGGGGAACCCAGAACGCGACAGACGGACCTTTGACGTGATCGACGTGTTCCAAAAGGCGCATTCCGGCATCGAAGTGTCTGGCGAGACCATTGGTTGGGGCGACTACTGGACCAAAATGGCCACGCAAACTGCGGGCAAGAACATGGCGGATCTGGTGCAGATGGACTACCGTTTCTTGTTCGAATACGTGCGCCGTGGCGCGCTTCTGCCGCTCGATGAACACATTGGCAACGGTCTTGACCTGTCCAACTTTGACAAAGGCCCACTGTCTGGCGGCATGGTCGATGGCAAACTTTACGCGCTCAACATTGGCTCTAACAGTCAGGTTGTTCCCTACAATGCGCGTTTGTTTGACGAGGCCGGTATCGATGCGGATGTGATCAACTGGACCCACGAAGAGTTTGCGGCAGTCTGTGAACAGATCACGTCCAAAACGGGCGTCAAAGGGTCGGACGATAACTCGCTCATGATCGAAAGCATGGAAGCATGGGCGCGTCAGAACGGTCGCGATTTCTATGATGCGGACGGCAACGTATCCGCCACCGCCGAAGACGTGGCCGGCTATTGGCAGTATTGGGCAGATTTACGTGATGCGGGCGTTGTCACCGACAAGAACATGACGGTGATCCTTGATAAGCCGATGTCAGAGAGCGGTATCGTCACAGGGGCCTCTGCTATGTCGCTGTACTGGTCCAACCAACTCGTGGCGGTTCAGAGTTTGATGTCCGACCCCATTGGCGCGGCCATGGTGGCGCACAAAACAGGTGGCGGTTACGGCCAGTTTATCAAGCCATCCATGTTCATGTCGCTCACCCGCGATGCAAAGGACGTGGAGGCCGCGATCATGTACATGAACGACTGGATCAATGCGCCCGACGCGACCTCTATCATCGGCCTTGAGCGCGGCATTCCGGCCAACCCGGACGTGCGTGCAGCCCTTGCGCCAAGCTTCACGCCTGCCGAAAAGCTTTCGGTTGACTACTTCAACGCCATTCAGGACAAAGTTGGCCCGCTGCCGCTGCCCGCTCCCAAAGGGGCAGGTGAGGTACGTGACAACTTTATGCGCACAGGCACCGAAGTTGTGCTTGGCAATATGGATGTCAAAGAGGCGGCTGCGTTGTTTATCGACGATGCTCAGTCGATCGTGGACCGCGCGCGCTAA